A genomic region of Stenotrophomonas sp. NA06056 contains the following coding sequences:
- the ubiE gene encoding bifunctional demethylmenaquinone methyltransferase/2-methoxy-6-polyprenyl-1,4-benzoquinol methylase UbiE yields the protein MSESPYKSGTTHFGFRDVDAKDKQKLVGQVFTSVARNYDLMNDLMSMGVHRAWKRYYVATAQVKPGDRVLDLAGGTGDIAALLKERVGAEGSVVLGDINAGMLSVGRDRLTNRGLVLGLDYVQCNAEALPFPDNSFDLVTIAFGLRNVTDKDAGLREMYRVLKVGGQARVLEFSEVTADWFKPIYDFHSFKILPKLGKLFANDSDSYQYLAESIRKHPPQEELKAMMGQAGFERCHYKNLTGGIVSIHSGYKL from the coding sequence ATGAGCGAATCCCCCTACAAATCCGGTACCACCCATTTCGGGTTCCGCGACGTTGACGCCAAGGACAAGCAGAAGCTGGTCGGTCAGGTGTTCACGTCGGTCGCGCGCAACTACGACCTGATGAACGACCTGATGAGCATGGGCGTGCACCGGGCATGGAAGCGCTACTACGTAGCCACCGCGCAGGTGAAGCCGGGTGACCGCGTGCTCGACCTGGCCGGTGGCACCGGTGATATCGCCGCGCTGCTGAAGGAGCGGGTCGGTGCCGAGGGTTCGGTGGTGCTGGGCGACATCAACGCCGGCATGCTGTCGGTCGGCCGCGACCGCCTGACCAACCGCGGCCTGGTGCTCGGCCTGGACTACGTGCAGTGCAATGCCGAAGCCCTGCCGTTCCCGGACAACAGCTTCGACCTGGTGACCATCGCCTTTGGTCTGCGCAACGTGACCGACAAGGACGCCGGCCTGCGCGAGATGTACCGCGTGCTGAAGGTGGGCGGCCAGGCCCGTGTACTGGAGTTCTCCGAAGTCACCGCGGACTGGTTCAAGCCGATCTACGACTTCCACTCGTTCAAGATCCTGCCGAAGCTGGGCAAGCTGTTCGCCAACGATTCGGACAGCTACCAGTACCTGGCCGAGAGCATCCGCAAGCATCCGCCGCAGGAAGAGCTGAAGGCGATGATGGGTCAGGCAGGCTTCGAGCGCTGCCACTACAAGAACCTGACCGGCGGCATCGTCTCGATCCATTCCGGCTACAAGCTGTAA
- a CDS encoding nucleoside deaminase yields the protein MITTPDYQALLQTAIAEARQGLAEGGVPIGAALYHNDGRLLGCGHNRRVQEGDPSVHGETDAFRKAGRQRRYQDTIMVTTLAPCWYCSGLVRQFNIGTVVVGESRTFQGGIDWLRENGVNVIDLDSQECVDLLGGFIAQHPEIWNEDIGE from the coding sequence ATGATCACCACGCCCGACTACCAGGCCCTGCTGCAGACCGCCATCGCCGAAGCCCGCCAGGGCCTGGCCGAAGGCGGCGTGCCGATCGGCGCGGCGCTGTACCACAACGATGGCCGACTGCTCGGCTGCGGCCACAACCGCCGCGTGCAGGAAGGCGACCCGTCCGTGCATGGCGAGACCGACGCGTTCCGCAAGGCCGGCCGCCAGCGCCGCTACCAGGACACCATCATGGTCACCACCCTGGCCCCGTGCTGGTACTGCTCGGGCCTGGTGCGCCAGTTCAACATCGGCACGGTGGTGGTCGGCGAATCGCGCACCTTCCAGGGTGGCATCGACTGGCTGCGGGAAAACGGCGTCAACGTGATCGACCTGGACAGCCAGGAATGCGTGGACCTGCTTGGCGGTTTCATTGCGCAGCATCCGGAAATCTGGAACGAAGACATCGGCGAATGA